The window GGTTCGTTCAATCGTTGGCTGGTTTCTTCCTGGCAGCCCTTGCATTGTCGTACTCGAACTTGAGCACGTTCGGGATGTGCGTCGAGTCCTTGATGTACAGGAATCTCCCGATCGCGCTCTCCTCCACTGCCGGAAAGAAGTCCACCAGCATCGTGTTCACGATCCAGTACCACCCGGCCCCGAGCAGCAGCCCCAGCGTCGATCCCGCGAGCACCTGACCGATAAATCAAATCATTCCCCTTATCACACAAAAGATTGAATCCTTGGCTGATCCGAGAGATGCGGGTGCCACCTGGGGGACGGTGTGGTAGCCGAGGTAGACGCGCGAGTAGAGGGTGAGGAAGGCGGAAGGCCACGGGAGGAGGGCGATGATGCGTCTAGAGCTGGGGGAGGAGACGCCGACGCCGTTGATGAGGCAGAGGAGGGAAAAGTAGGTCGAAAAGAAGAACATGAACTGCGAGTGGCTGGAGGGCCAACCGTGGGAGTCGCAGACCTCGAGGACGGCGCACATCGACGAGGGGCGGGACTGGTGGATGGAGGATTTGATGAGCTCGTTGATGACCTGGGAGATAATGAGGCCGAGGGCGAAGCAGAGGCCCTGCAGCTCCCGCCGGAAGATGAAGTGGGAGATGAACCCACCAAAGCTGATGAAGACCGGGATCAGGGACACCCACGCCAGGAAGTGGCCCAGGGAGTCGCCCCGCGGGTACCGGACGTGGGTCAATGTAACCGCCTTCAGCGCCGCGGCCGGTGCGTCCTCCATTTCCCCAGTGGCGACGGGACGAGAGCGAGGTACTGGATCCGCGGGCGGCGGGCGGCAAGCGGCGGCCGAGGGCGGAACGAAGGAAGGAAGGTGTTCGACCTTTTGATCGTGGATGCGTGTGGCGTGCTTGTAAGGATCGTGGATGGTCTCCGGGTTCAACGCGTCCGTTACCAAATGTCATCAAAATTATCAAGTTCGCCATCATCTTGCTCGTTCTTGTCATCTTGTATCTACTCACCGCCCGAAGTCAAATTTCAAAAAGTCCGCAAGCGTCTGATTGTAATTACAGACCATCATGATTGATATGATCCACATGTTGGAACTCAACCGGAGGGTATATATAGAAAAATGTCGATATTTGAAATGACAAATGTGTCATATCAAAAATAATGAAGTCACCGAAGTAAGAATAAGCAAGTTGAGGATGGACTAACGTTGCGTTTGAAacgtatttatattttaatatataattaaagaaaaatatttgagTGACTGTaccattataaaatatttaaagtatttcataaataataattaaaaattatatttttaatatgtattaATGTAAGTattatttggtaaaattatatttcaaaagttctGATAAATTTACATTTCTAgtgttttaatatttatttaaaaataaacaaatatttttatttaaattaattagtaaatatattttaaaaatttaatgctatcatgagataatatcggtatttgattatttttaatataatattcagtcaaatataatttaaaagttattaaatattaatttatatttaaaaatatgcatTAATCCTAATTCAAATGTGTTCCTAAACACGCCTTGGATGGAAGTTTCCGTTGGGCTACCTTAACATAGACGGTACGTTAATCGATTAATGATCGGAAACGAGCAGTCGCTGTTAGAATCGGTGCTTTAAATATCGTGCCGGAATACGATTGGTCGTTATGATGTGGCCATCACTCGCCGTGTCCCGCCGCTTCATGCTACGTGGAGTACTGTTTGCCACGACAATTTTCCCGTCACGGCATGCCGTGTGCCGCTCGATCACCGTCCAAGTTCGCTTTGATCACGACGTATGCCTCTGTCGGCAGCTCGCCGTCGCGATCCCTCCGGTGCGTTCTAACGCAGCTGTCTGCGACTAGCCCCAACCCATCTCAGTCACCGAAACCGAAGGTCGGAGCTCTCCTATCTAGACGGAGGCAGGGAACACGGTTTTTCTCCACTCGGTCGGGCCCTCGTCTCTTATATAGCCACGTGGACATGTGGCCATGTTTGTTGTACCGAGTTTTGTGTTCCCTGCCTTGGAGCCGATAGAAAATCACATGTGGGGAAATAATTAAACAAAGCAGTAAATATCCATATCATTATTACTCCGACGGAGACGCCCACCACGCGGGTAGGGCGGCCGTTCCGACGGTTAACACGCTGCCATTTCCCGACGCTACTTAGTCTCTTTTCCTCTCCGTTCCCGACCACAATATTCTTCTCCAAACCCCCGAAGAAAGCCCAGTCAGGTCGGTGAGATGGGGAGCTACAAATGCTGCTTTTGCTTCACGAGGAAGTTCCGGTGGAGCGAGGCGCAGCCGCCGGCGGACGTGAGGGCCGCCTTTGACGCCCACTCCGAGGGCGGGACGCACATGACCGCCGACCAGTTCCACCGGTTCCTGGCGGAGGCGCAGGGAGACGCCGCCGTCGCCGACGTTGAGCGGGTCATGGAGCAGGCCCTCGAGCTCCGCCATCGGCAGCTTTTC of the Musa acuminata AAA Group cultivar baxijiao chromosome BXJ2-10, Cavendish_Baxijiao_AAA, whole genome shotgun sequence genome contains:
- the LOC135625236 gene encoding lipid phosphate phosphatase gamma-like isoform X4, translated to MEDAPAAALKAVTLTHVRYPRGDSLGHFLAWVSLIPVFISFGGFISHFIFRRELQGLCFALGLIISQVINELIKSSIHQSRPSSMCAVLEVCDSHGWPSSHSQFMFFFSTYFSLLCLINGVGVSSPSSRRIIALLPWPSAFLTLYSRVYLGYHTVPQWRRARSGDSCTSRTRRTSRTCSSSSTTMQGLPGRNQPTIERTPVYLLEKD
- the LOC135625236 gene encoding lipid phosphate phosphatase gamma-like isoform X3 — protein: MEDAPAAALKAVTLTHVRYPRGDSLGHFLAWVSLIPVFISFGGFISHFIFRRELQGLCFALGLIISQVINELIKSSIHQSRPSSMCAVLEVCDSHGWPSSHSQFMFFFSTYFSLLCLINGVGVSSPSSRRIIALLPWPSAFLTLYSRVYLGYHTVPQVLAGSTLGLLLGAGWYWIVNTMLVDFFPAVEESAIGRFLYIKDSTHIPNVLKFEYDNARAARKKPAND